The Streptomyces sp. V4I8 genome includes the window ACACTGTCGGCGGTGATGTTGAGCGACGGGTCGTTGATGGTCCGCTGCATCGTCTTGTAGTCGTCGAAGACGACCGCGGGCCCGGTGTGGTCGAGCAGGTGACGCTCGGCCGAGATGTGCTTGATGACGGCGCCGTCCGGGCAGAGGTTGCCGCGCAGCACGGCGACTCCGCCCTCGCCGGCGACCGGGTTGTCGCGGGTGCGGATGACGTCGTCGTTGTGGACGACGGCGTCCTTGATCTGCTCGCCGAGGGTGCCGTTGACGGTCGGCCGGTCCAGGTGGAGCAGGTCGGTGATCCGCGAGAGGAAGGCGGGCAGGCCGCCGGCGAAGTGGAAGTCCTCCATGAGGTACGTCTGTCCGCCCGGCCGTACGTTGGCCAGCACCGGCACGGTGCGTGCGATGCGGTCGAAGTCGTCGAGGGTGAGCTTGGTGCCCGCGCGGCCCGCCATGGCGATCAGATGGATGACCGCGTTGGTGGAGCCGCCGAGCCCGAGCACCGTGGTGACGGCGTCGTCGAAGGCCTCGCTGGTGAGGATCTCGGACGGCTTGAGACCGGTCCAGGCGAGTTCCACGGCCCGGCGACCGGAGGCGGCGGCCATCCGCTCGTGCCCGGAGTCGACGGCCGGGATCGAGGAGGCGCCCGGCAGCGTCATGCCGAGGGCTTCGGCCGCCGCGGTCATCGTGGACGCGGTCCCCATGGTCATGCAGTGACCGGGTGAACGCGCCAACCCGCCCTGCAGCTCCCGCAGTTCGCAGTCCGTCAGATTGCCCGCGCGGTGCTCGTCCCAGTACTTCCACATGTCGGTGCCGGAGCCGAGGGTCTCACCGCGCCAGTGCCCCGGCAGCATCGGTCCCGCGGGAACGAAGATCGACGGTATGTCGGCCGAGGCCGCGCCCATGAGCAGCGCCGGCGTCGACTTGTCGCAGCCGCCGAGCAGCACGGCCGCGTCGATCGGATACGACCGCAGCAGCTCCTCCGTCTCCATCGCGAGCAGGTTGCGGTACAGCATCGGGGTCGGCTTCTGGTACGTCTCCGAAAGCGTGGCGACCGGGAACTCGAGCGGGAAGCCCCCGGCCTGCCACACGCCCCGCTTGACCGCCTCGGCGCGCTCGCGCAGATGGACGTGGCAGGGGTTGATGTCGGACCAGGTGTTGAGTACGGCGATCACCGGACGGCCCCGGTACTCCTCCGCCTCGTATCCCAGCTGGCGCATCCGGGCGTTGTGGGACCAGGTGCGCAGCTGGCCCTCGGTGCCGTACCACTGGTGGCTTCGGAGTTCCTCGGGGCGCTTTCGCTCTCTGTCGGTCATATCGACCACCCGGACGCTATGGCGGCGACCTCGGCGCGCTCGTCCTCGGGCAGGTGCCGACTCGGCGGGCGCACGTCCCGGCGGCACAGACCCAGCGAGGCCAGGGCCTCCTTGACGACGGTGACGTTGTTGGCGGAGCCGTTCGCGGCGCGCAGTTCCTCGAAGCGGCGGATCTGCTCCCAGACCTTCATGGCGGCCGGGTAGTCGCCGGATCGAAGTGCTTCGATCATGTTCAGCGAGACGGCCGGGGCGACGTTCACGAGTCCCGAGGTGAAGCCGGTGGCGCCCGCGGAGAAGTACGAGGGGGCGTACGGCTCGGCGAGCCCGGCGACCCACACGAAGCGGTCGAGCCCCGCGTCCCGCGCGAAGGCGGCGAACCTGGCGGCGTCCGGGACGGCGTACTTCACGCCGATGACGTTCGGGCAGTCGTCGGCGAGTTCGGCCAGGCGCGCGCCGCCGAGCTGGGAGTTGCGGATGTACGGGACGACGCCGAGCTCGGGCACGGCCTCGGCGATGGCGCGGTGGTAGTCGACCCAGCCGTTCTGGGAGACGTACGGGTGGACGGGCTGGTGGACCATCACCATCTGGGCGCCGAGTTCGCGGGCGTGCCGGGCGGAGGCGATGGCGGTGGGCACGTCGTGGCCGACGCCGACGAGGATGGCGGCGTCGCGGTCGCGGGCCTCGTCGATCGTCAGCTCGGTGACGAGACGGCGCTCTTCGGGGGTGAGGGCGTAGAACTCGCCGGTGTTGCCGTTGGGGGTGAGGGTGGTGATGCCCCCGTCGAGCAGCCGACGCAGCAGGGCCCGGTGGGCGTCCTGGTCGACACTGCCGTCCTCGGCGAACGGGGTCACCGGGATCGCCACCACGTCGGCCAGGGCCGTCCGCTGGGTCTCGAACGTCGTGGTCATGCCGGACCGTCCTCTCCGTGGGCCTCGACCTCCGCGTCGGGGAAGGCCCGTTGCACGAACGAGGCGATGTGGGAGTGGAGGGCGCGCGCGGCGCCGTCCGCGTCGCCCTCCAGCGCGAGCCGCAGGATCTCCCGGTGCTCGCCGGCCTCCCGTTCCCAGGAGGGCGAGGCGGCCCAGGCGACGGCGGAGACGAGGGCGGCCTGGTCGCGGACCTCGTCGAGCATCCGGCCGAGCAGCGGGTTGCCGCACGGCAGATAGAGGGCGCGGTGGAACTCCCGGTTGGCGAGGGAGCGTTCGGCGGTGTCGTCGGCCGCGTCGGCGCGGGTCAGCGCGTCACGGGCGGCGGCGAGGGAGGCGCCGCGCTTCACGGCCCGCTTGAGCGCCTCGGGTTCGAGGAGCAGCCGCACGTCGTAGACCTCGCGCGCCATGTCCGCGTCCACCATGCGCACCGTGACGCCCTTGTACTGGCTCATCACGACCAGCCCGGTCCCGGCCAGCGTCTTGAGCGCCTCGCGGACCGGGGTCTTCGACACCCCGAACTGCGCGGCGAGCTCGGTCTCGACCAGGGCCTGACCGGGCGTCAACTGCCCGGTGAGGATGCGGCGTTTGATCTCCTCCAGCACGTACTGCGTGCGCGAGGGGATCGGCGTGGGCACAGAGGTCATGCGCGCCTCTCGGATCTTCGCGGGATTGGCTCTCGCGTATGGGATCTCACGTATCGCGTCTCATATATGACGTACGAAGTACGACGCGATGAAGGTAGGAGGGGCCGCATGTTTCGTCAATGCTTCTGACAAAGGAAGTTGGGGTTGCGGGCCTACGCTGCTGCGACAACACCCCAGGAAGGACAGAGCCGATGACGTTCGCACCGCTTCCCGGCCGACGGCAGGACCGGACATCGGCGTTCCGTCTGCAACTGGCCGAACTGGCCCCACTGGTCGGTGTCGGCCTCCCCGACCGGGTGCCGCGCGACCGGGAGTGGCAGGGGCAGGCGCGGCTGGCGTTCAGGCGGGCCCTGCGCGACGTGGAGACCTTGCCCGAGCAGCTCTTCGACCCGCTGCTGCGCACGGCCGTCCTCGACCCCGACCCGAGCCACAACCGGCTGTTCGTCGAGGCCGCCGTGACCGTGTTCGGCCGCCGGCGGGTGCAGAGCGCGTTGATCGAGTATGTGCGGACGGGAACCGACTTCGAACGCGCCGGAGCGGCCCGCGCCTGGTACTGGGCGCGGGCGGCGCTGAGATTCCGCGGCGGGCAGACGCTGGTGCCGACGCCCGAGAGCAAGGCGGAGGCCGACGCCGTGGCCGACCTCCGCGCCGTGTGGCACGAGGCCACGCTGCGCGAGTTCGTGCGCAACGAAGACCTCGACGTACGCCGCTGCGTCCTCCCCGGGCTCCCCCTGAACCCGCGCCACTACCCCGCCGGCCTGCATGACCTGGTGGCCGAGGCGGTACACATCGCGCGCACCCACCCCGACGAGTACCTGCGGCACCGGGTCGAGCACCAGCTCGACTGAAGGCCGTCCGCCGGGGCGGACATGGCGCGGCACATGCCAGAACCGCGACACCGACCCGACCCCGGCCCGACCCGACCCCGGCCCCGACCCGACCCGACCCCGACCCGACCCGATCCGATCCGGAACGGACTGGACCGGAAGGGACCGGAACGGACCGGACCGGAAGGGACCGGACCCGAAGGGACCGGACCCGAAGGGACCGGACCCGAAGGGACCGGACCCGAAGGGACCGGACCCGAAGGGACCGGACCCGAAGGGACCGGACCCGAAGGGACCGGACCCGAAGGGACCGGACCCGAAGGGACCGGACCCGAAGAGACCGGACCGGAAGGGACCGGACCGGAAAACACCCCAGGTCAGCGCTCCCGCGCCCACCCCGGGTCCCGTCCGCTCAGCCCGACCGCCCGGTCGAGCAGTGGCGCGTCGGCGGGGACCGCCACCACGGGACCGAAGATCTCACCTCGGCCGGCGTCGTCGACGGCGGCGAGGAGGAAGTCGTGCGACGCCTGCAGCGCGGCGGGGTCGGGGGCGTACTCCTGGCCGGTCGCGCGGGCCAGGTCCCAGCCGTGGATCACCAGCTCGTCCACGGTCACGGCGGCCGCCACTGGGCCCGGCAGGTCCACACCGCCCGCGCGGGTCATGCCGGTCCGGGCGCCGGGGTCACGCCACGCCTCGGCCAGTTCGTCGAGCACCTTGGGCAGCTCCTCGCGCCAGCCCGGCCCGATGTCCGGTACGGCGGCGTCCGGGCTGGTGTCGGTCGTGACGCCCAGGTCCTTGCGGGCAGCGTCACGGAAGGCGACGGTCAGGCCGAGCAGGTGCCCCAGCAGGTTGCGCACCGCCATGTCCGGGCAGGGCGTGGACGCCGAGAGCTGATCGTCGGTGACGCCGTCCGCGAGACGGGCGATGACGCGCGTCTGCGGTCCGAGGTCGAGGGTCGTGTCGCTCATGGGCCGGCTCCTCACAGGTCTGTTCCTGAAGGGTGGACCCACGGGGGCGGCGAAACTCATCGGTGGCGCCCCTGGCCCCCGCGTCCGCCCATGAGCAGTACCGACGGCCTCCAACGGATTCCCGCCGGGCCCGTCGGCGTGCCGCTCAGTCCGTCCAGTCCGCGCCCGTGATCCCGTCGGGGTGCCCCGCCGGCCACTGCACCAGCTCGATCCGGTTGCCGTCCGGATCGGTGAGCCAGGACGTCAGGAAGTCGTCCGAGCCGTCCGGCGACACGGGGGCCTCGGCCTCGATGCCGTGCGCGGCCAGCTCGGTGAGGGTGGCCGCCATCGACTCCACCTGGATGACGAAATGGTTGAGGACGCTTTGCTCGCCGCTTTGCTCACCGACGCCGACTTTGTGCTCCCCGGCGGGATCGTGGACGAGTTCGATGCTGACGAACGCGTCGCCGGGGAGCTTGAGCATCGTCAGGCTTCCGAACGGGGTGTCGGGGACGCTCCCGATCGTTTCGTAACCCACGGCCGTGTAGAACGCGAGCGATCGTTCGAGGTCTACCACACGGAGACCGAAGTGCAGAGTCCTCATCGATTCACCCTCTCTCCCGGGAAGCCAAAACGGCCCGCCGGGGAATCCGACGGACCGTCACCGCACTCCCGGTCAGATGTCAGCCGACCGGCTCCGCCGCAATGGCGGCCGACGTCTGCGCGATCGTCGGCTCTTCGGACTCGACGCCCTCTTCCCGCTGCTTCTTCAGAGCGAGTTCCTTGGCCGTCTTTTCCGAGAACAGCCTCATCTCAGCCTCGGTCCGGAGATCGAACACCATTGCCTCCTTCAAGCATTGTCGAGTCGCGGCTCTCTTGGTCACCGCGAGCGCCTCTTTGCCTGAACATTACCTTGCGCCCGGTCTCCGAGTCACGATCAAATTACGTTCGCACACAGGGAATTGGCGCACTGTTCACCTGACACGCCCCCCCCCGCACGCCCCCAGGGCGACCTCGTGGACGGCTTGCTCGGGCGGCCTACTTGGCGTACGCGGCCTACTTGGCGTACTTGGGCGGCTCACTTGCCGCGGGCCTCCGCGAGGGTGTGTGCGACGAGAGCGTTGGCGTGGCCGTGGCCCAGCCCGTGCTCGGTCTTGAGCCAGTTCACGAGCTCCGTGTGCTTGGTCAGGGGCGAGGAGCGGATGAGGTCGGTCCACTCGGCGATGGGACGGCCGTACTTCTTCTCGATGGAAGGGAAGTAGCTGGCCGGGCCCTTGACGGCGTCAGTCATGTCGGCAGTTCCATCCGGTTGCGGGCGAGGTTGTCGCGCCCTATGACCGGCGGGCGCCGCAGAACTCATCGGCCGGTGAAGGCGCGCTGCCGAACCTCGACGACTAGGGCACTTCCCCCATCCCCACACCCCCGCCTTAGACCCACGATGGCGTGGCATGACGACGACCACCACCCCCTGGCCCCTCCCCCGCGTCCTGCGCGACCGCGACGCCGCCCTCTACCTCGCCGGAGTCGTGGTGTCCGGCTTCGGGACCTCGGCGTTGTGGCTGGTGTCCGGCGTATGGGTCAAGGACCTCACCGGCTCCGACGGACTGGCCGCGCTGTGCATGCTCGCCATGTGGGCGCCCACCCTGGCCGGTCCGCTCCTCGGCACGCTCGCCGATCGCACCCGCCGCAAACCGCTGCTGATCGGCGCCAACCTCCTCCTGGCCGCCCTCCTGCTCACCCTCTTCACCGTCGACTCCCCGGACCGACTCTGGCTCCTCTTCGCGGTCCTGTTCGTCTACGGCGCCGCAGGCGTCGTCCACGACGCCGCCGAGTCCGCCCTCATCGCCTCCGCCGTGCCCGCGCCCCTGCTCGGCGACTTCAACGGGCTGCGCATGACGGCCTCCGAGGGCATGAAGCTCCTCGCCCCGCTGGCCGGCGCCGGCGTCTACGCGGCGTACGGCGGCGCGAGTGTCGCCCTGCTCGACGCGGTGACGTTCGTGGTCGCGACCGGCCTGTACGCGTGCCTGCGCGTCCGCGAGAGCAGGCCCGAGCCGCCGAAGGGAGGGTGGCGGGCACAGACCGCCGAGGGGGCCCGCTTCCTCTGGACGCACCCCCGGCTGCGCCCCCTCGTCCTGGCCGGCGGCACCACCATGCTGTGCGCCGGTCTCAACGGCGCGATGATCTACGCCGTCATCGACGGCCTCGGGCACGCCCCCGCGTACGCCGGTGTGCTGTACGCCGTCCAGGGCGCCGGGTCGGTGGCGATCGGGCTGCTGTCCGGCCCCGCGCTGCGCCGCCTCGGCGAACGCCGTCTCGCCGCGTACGGCATCGCGCTGACGGCCGTCGCGGCCGGCCTGCGGGCGATTCCGTCCGACCTCGTGGTCCTGGTCTGCTGCGCGGCGAGCGGCGTGGGACTGCCCTGCGTACTGATCGCCGCGCTCACCGCCGTGCAGCGCGAGACGCCGGACGCTCTGCTCGGCCGGACCGCCGCCACGGCCAACACGCTCGTCTTCACGCCGAACGTCATCGGGCTGGCGGTGGGGGCGGCGCTGGTCGAACTGCTCGACGTACGGCTCGTGTTGCCCGTCCTGGGCCTGGTGTGGCTGGTGACGGCCGTGCCGCTGCTTCAGAGCGCGGCGAGTGCCTCCCGTACCGCCACCAGGTCCCCGTCCGACGCCAACCCCGCGTGATAGAGCCGGATCTCCGTGGCGCCCAGCTCACGCGCGCGTGCCGTGTCCGACGCGAGCGTGCCCGGGCTGCCGCCCATCCCGGAGACCACGCCGAAGTTGGCGGCGATGACCGCGTCCTCACGGCCCTGCTCGGCGAACGGCGTCAGCAGACCGGGGCCGCCCGCGCAGGGTACGACCACGCCGTCCGCGACGGAGAGGATGTGCTCGGGGTCGACACCGGGGTTGGCGCCGACGTGGTACGTCACCGGGTCGGCGTGCAACAGCACCTGGAAGCCGTCGGGGGCGGCCTGGCGTACCGCCCGGACCGCCGTCTCCTGGAGCGTACGGGCCGTTTCGTCGCGCCACGCGCGCGTGGCCGCCGCGTTCGACTCGCCCAGCAGCTTCTCGACTCCGGGCCAGCCCTCGTCGGCGACCGTGCCCTGCCACAGCGGTTCGAGGGCGGCGCGTACGGCGGCCGCCAGCTCGTCGGCGTCCAGGCCCTGGGCGCCGTAGCCCTCCTCGCAGGTCGGGCAGAAGCAGAGCGCCATCAGGTACATCCCGGCGTCGCCGAGCGGCACCCCGCCGGTCTTGTCGTGCGCGTGCAGGTGCTGCAGGCCGTACCAGCCGAGGGACTCCAGCTCGGTACCGCGTGCTCCGGGCCGTACGGCGGCCTCGGCGGCCAGTTCGACGAGGTACGCGCGCGTGGCGGGCTGTGCGATGCACGGGGCCCACGGGTAGCGGTCGCCGTAGGCGTTGACGACCGAGGTGTCCGGGTGCTCGGCGCCCAGGCGGGAGTTGTGGGCGAGGACCACCCAGGTGTGCACCTCCAGAGCGGCGTCCGCGAGCGCGGCGGCCGCCTCGCCGAAGGCGTCGCCGGGTGCCCAGTCACCGGCCGGGTACGGACGCAGTGCGTGGCCCTGCCAACGGCCGTCCGCCGGGTAGAGCACGGCGGCGTGCTCGGCGGTGACGATGCGGTGGCGCGGGTGGCGGGGGGTGAGGGCGCGGGTGGAGTGGTAGGCGGCGGCGAGCGTCACCTGTCGCACGCCGAGGGCGGCGATCCTCCCGGGTGCCTCCGGGTCCCCGTTGACGTCCCAGGGGTAGACGAATGTCGACGCCTTCACTTGGTGTCCTCCGGCTCCTTCTCCAGCAGCGCGTATCCGCGCTCGATCACGTCGGCGAGCTGCTTCACATGATCCTCGCCCGGCTCGTGCAGCGGCGGCCGGACCTCCCCCACGTCCAGGCCGCGCATCCGTACGCCGGCCTTGACGAGGGCGACGGCGTATCCGCGGCCCTGGGCGCGCAGCTCGACGAACGGGCGGTAGAAGCCGTCCAGGAGGCGCGTGACGGTCGTGTCGTCGCCCGCCTCCAGCGCCCGGTAGAAGGCGAGGGCGATCTCCGGGGCGAAGCAGAACACGGCGGACGAGTAGAGCGACACGCCGATCGCGCGGTAGGCGAGCTGGGTCTGTTCGGCGGTCGGCAGGCCGTTGAAGTAGAGGAAGTCGCCGGGGGCCTCGGTGCGTACGGCGCTGACGATCCGCTGCATGAGGTCCAGGTCGCCGAGGCCGTCCTTGAGGCCGATGACGCCGTCCGTGCGGGCGAGTTCGATGACGGTGGCCGGGGTGAACACGGCGTTGTCGCGCTGGTAGACGATGACGGGGAGCGCGGTCGCCGCGGCGACCTCCTTGTAGTGCCGCAGCAGCCCCTCCTGCCCGGCGACGACGAGGTACGGCGGCATGGCGAGCAGCCCGTCCGCGCCGGCCGTCTCGGCGAGCTGCGCGTACCGCACGGCGAGGGCGGTGCCGTATCCGGCGCCCGCGACGACCGGTACGCGGCCCTCCGCCGCCTCGACGGCCGCCCGCACGCACGCCTCGTACTCCTCGGGGGTCAGCGCGTGGAACTCTCCGGTGCCGCAGCACGCGAACACGGCGGCGGCCCCGGCCTCGACGCCTTGCCGCACATGGGTGCGGTAGGTGTCGAGGTCGACCGAGCCGTCGGGGGCGTAGGCGGTGACGGGGAAGAACAGCGGCCCGCCGGGAATGCTGAGACGTGCGGCGAGGGGGGCTGGCGTCACGGGCTCTCCCTGGGGCGAGTACGGAACTTGAAGGACCGGTGCAGGATACTGATCAGAGTTTACGTTTATGAACGGCGGCTGCACCACCCTTGACTCGCCAGGGTCGTGATCCTTAACTTGTCCACGCATGTGAATACCGTGCACGCACGCGGCCGATCACTCAAGGAGTCCCGAGGATGCCCGCACCCCGCACCGTTCTGCTCACCGGCGCCGCCGGCGGCCTCGGCACCCTGATGCGGGACCTGCTCCCGGCGTACGGCTACGAGCTGCGGCTGCTCGATCTGCGCCCGATCGAGGGCGAGCCGGACGCGATCGTCGCCGACCTCGGTGACCGCGAGGCGCTGCGCGAGGCCGTGCGGGGCGTCGACGCGATCATCCATCTCGCGGGCATCTCACT containing:
- the araD gene encoding L-arabinonate dehydratase, whose product is MTDRERKRPEELRSHQWYGTEGQLRTWSHNARMRQLGYEAEEYRGRPVIAVLNTWSDINPCHVHLRERAEAVKRGVWQAGGFPLEFPVATLSETYQKPTPMLYRNLLAMETEELLRSYPIDAAVLLGGCDKSTPALLMGAASADIPSIFVPAGPMLPGHWRGETLGSGTDMWKYWDEHRAGNLTDCELRELQGGLARSPGHCMTMGTASTMTAAAEALGMTLPGASSIPAVDSGHERMAAASGRRAVELAWTGLKPSEILTSEAFDDAVTTVLGLGGSTNAVIHLIAMAGRAGTKLTLDDFDRIARTVPVLANVRPGGQTYLMEDFHFAGGLPAFLSRITDLLHLDRPTVNGTLGEQIKDAVVHNDDVIRTRDNPVAGEGGVAVLRGNLCPDGAVIKHISAERHLLDHTGPAVVFDDYKTMQRTINDPSLNITADSVLVLRNAGPKGGPGMPEYGMLPLPDHLLKQGVRDMVRISDARMSGTSYGTCVLHIAPESYVGGPLALVRTGDLITLDVESRTLQLNVDDEELARRRAEWAPPLTRYERGYGALYNEQITQADTGCDFEFLARPGKYPDPYAL
- a CDS encoding dihydrodipicolinate synthase family protein, whose protein sequence is MTTTFETQRTALADVVAIPVTPFAEDGSVDQDAHRALLRRLLDGGITTLTPNGNTGEFYALTPEERRLVTELTIDEARDRDAAILVGVGHDVPTAIASARHARELGAQMVMVHQPVHPYVSQNGWVDYHRAIAEAVPELGVVPYIRNSQLGGARLAELADDCPNVIGVKYAVPDAARFAAFARDAGLDRFVWVAGLAEPYAPSYFSAGATGFTSGLVNVAPAVSLNMIEALRSGDYPAAMKVWEQIRRFEELRAANGSANNVTVVKEALASLGLCRRDVRPPSRHLPEDERAEVAAIASGWSI
- a CDS encoding GntR family transcriptional regulator; this encodes MTSVPTPIPSRTQYVLEEIKRRILTGQLTPGQALVETELAAQFGVSKTPVREALKTLAGTGLVVMSQYKGVTVRMVDADMAREVYDVRLLLEPEALKRAVKRGASLAAARDALTRADAADDTAERSLANREFHRALYLPCGNPLLGRMLDEVRDQAALVSAVAWAASPSWEREAGEHREILRLALEGDADGAARALHSHIASFVQRAFPDAEVEAHGEDGPA
- a CDS encoding TIGR03086 family metal-binding protein, which encodes MSDTTLDLGPQTRVIARLADGVTDDQLSASTPCPDMAVRNLLGHLLGLTVAFRDAARKDLGVTTDTSPDAAVPDIGPGWREELPKVLDELAEAWRDPGARTGMTRAGGVDLPGPVAAAVTVDELVIHGWDLARATGQEYAPDPAALQASHDFLLAAVDDAGRGEIFGPVVAVPADAPLLDRAVGLSGRDPGWARER
- a CDS encoding VOC family protein, producing the protein MRTLHFGLRVVDLERSLAFYTAVGYETIGSVPDTPFGSLTMLKLPGDAFVSIELVHDPAGEHKVGVGEQSGEQSVLNHFVIQVESMAATLTELAAHGIEAEAPVSPDGSDDFLTSWLTDPDGNRIELVQWPAGHPDGITGADWTD
- a CDS encoding DUF4287 domain-containing protein, whose product is MTDAVKGPASYFPSIEKKYGRPIAEWTDLIRSSPLTKHTELVNWLKTEHGLGHGHANALVAHTLAEARGK
- a CDS encoding MFS transporter encodes the protein MTTTTTPWPLPRVLRDRDAALYLAGVVVSGFGTSALWLVSGVWVKDLTGSDGLAALCMLAMWAPTLAGPLLGTLADRTRRKPLLIGANLLLAALLLTLFTVDSPDRLWLLFAVLFVYGAAGVVHDAAESALIASAVPAPLLGDFNGLRMTASEGMKLLAPLAGAGVYAAYGGASVALLDAVTFVVATGLYACLRVRESRPEPPKGGWRAQTAEGARFLWTHPRLRPLVLAGGTTMLCAGLNGAMIYAVIDGLGHAPAYAGVLYAVQGAGSVAIGLLSGPALRRLGERRLAAYGIALTAVAAGLRAIPSDLVVLVCCAASGVGLPCVLIAALTAVQRETPDALLGRTAATANTLVFTPNVIGLAVGAALVELLDVRLVLPVLGLVWLVTAVPLLQSAASASRTATRSPSDANPA
- a CDS encoding 5-dehydro-4-deoxyglucarate dehydratase; translated protein: MTPAPLAARLSIPGGPLFFPVTAYAPDGSVDLDTYRTHVRQGVEAGAAAVFACCGTGEFHALTPEEYEACVRAAVEAAEGRVPVVAGAGYGTALAVRYAQLAETAGADGLLAMPPYLVVAGQEGLLRHYKEVAAATALPVIVYQRDNAVFTPATVIELARTDGVIGLKDGLGDLDLMQRIVSAVRTEAPGDFLYFNGLPTAEQTQLAYRAIGVSLYSSAVFCFAPEIALAFYRALEAGDDTTVTRLLDGFYRPFVELRAQGRGYAVALVKAGVRMRGLDVGEVRPPLHEPGEDHVKQLADVIERGYALLEKEPEDTK